The Xenopus laevis strain J_2021 chromosome 4L, Xenopus_laevis_v10.1, whole genome shotgun sequence genomic sequence ctggtgggcccctggcatcccagtccgatactgtcattctctacatcagtggCTCgcaggcaacatgttgctccccaactcagagccgggccaagtcgggcaggcgccctaggctgcctgcccggctgctgcgccgTCTGgttgcacgcatgcgcacaaactAGATGTTTGCGTGTATGCGAATAGGGGATTCTGCGCGGAAAGaatcttctgcgcatgtgcaaataGACGCTCGTACGCATGTGCACTCGCTCAGATGAAAACAagtgggcggtcggcagagaagggaccggacttggggtaggaaTAAGtaggtgcctggcgcccctccacctttgcgccctaggcacgtgcctactctgcctacccctagttccggccctgccccaaccccttggatgttgctcccagtggcctcaaagcagatgataaTTTTTCAGTTCCTGGTTTGAAGGAAAACTTTAgctgcataaaaaaacatatgtactgccaaagagagcctcatATAGGCTGcaagcccacataggggctaacaatagCCAAATCCAAGCACATGATCAAAGGTTCAAATACCCCTTACTCTCCTACACGCAGGACGATTGCCTGGCTCCGTCTCATTTGAGCTGCACATAATAAAGAAATGTGTGAGGAACCTGCAGAACTGTTTTATAATAAACCAGGCACTACTTTATTTTCTGCTTCCAGCTGCTAGTATAAAGCAAACTAAAACTAAATACATTAAGAATGCTTTGCAAAGAACATCTTTAGAATGGATACTTGGAGACATAGATTGTGACAGAGAAGATGTGTTTTCCAGGCAAACCCTGTGAGGACGTTTCTGCCATTTCCACATCCACATGTATCTCTGCAGGACCACTGAGTTGTTTGCTAAGGACCAGCTCCCAGCGGTGTCGGCCTGCTTGACGTACTTCCAGCCCACGACCTTTCCCTCTGGTAATGGAGAAACGCTGGCTGTCTCCCAGTGAGCGAGGGGCTGACATGGTGAACAATACCCTGGGGGCAGGGAGCTGCGACTGCAAGGCAATGTAGTGGAAGGAGATGGAGTGCGGGGCTTCTAGGCAACTCTTGCTTCCCATGAGGCAAGGGGACTTTTCACACTGTCTGCATAGAGAGAAATTGCATATCACATGCACGGCTTATCGATGTCAATATCAATAAGAACCTCCCAagggtgtatttataaaggtgtataaAAAAGGGTTACATCTACTTTATTTTAGgcatgtaccaaatccaggattcggtttgggatttgaccaggattcagcctttttcagcaggatttgataGAATCCTTGTACCTAGCAGGACAAAatctgaatcctagtttgcatatgtaaattagggacaggaagggaaatgacgagacttttcgtcacaaaatcaGGATGTAAACTTTTTGCCCCATTTTTTcctttcccagccctaatttgcatatgcaaatttggattcagttcggcacaaaggattcagggattcgccaaatcccaaatagtggatacacataggcggagggtgatttttttgtttgggtaatGTCTAATGTTACTTCAACAGTTTCTTTACCAGCGATTATCCACTGGCGGAGAAACAGCTCATATTCTAAGCACCAGCAAACGTTGTAAAGTTGTGTATCTGagcacacagggtggatttttgtttataaatgcactacaatctgaaatctgtcccattCATGGTCTGACTTTAGAGCTACTGATGGGCCCATAGGCTGCATGGTTAAAGGACTGAAAttgctatttattaaaaaataattgcgctcctcttcagaaaagtgacagagcgacgatccatcgtgcggtgctcgatttctcctccctgactatctcctataaggaaggcagggaggggaAATCGAGCTCCGCATAATGGATTgctggatcgccttttctgaagaggagagcaggcggagtttcggtaagacttagcgatttcaacgtttcatttgtctttgtgtttttttttagttgtatactaacaatttttttttttttttaaaaactgatgttactggtcctttaagtactaAGTAATGTTCCACTTGCCATGGACAAAGCCCAGTTTATTTTGAAAGTAATAGTCAAATCACTCTCTTAAAATAATATcaaaagttcagttcatccacattactggaaattggggctaatgattgggttgttcaacattaaaaaacatgtttattggtctacttGCACATAAAACACAAGTGATATGTTCACTGTGCTGTTTATTGGAGACCTTACATATAGAAagtaatgcagatatattttggtccccttgcaaaaaacagtagctgcttttttactgcagtttcaaaagtaatacaatataaaagtagATGAGTTTGATTGGCTAGCTGACCCAGAggaatttttagtgcaaaatctcatgatgacatcactggagtcaCCAGATAGGGATCTTTTTGTAAAGACACTAGTCCACAGCACCCAGCCACCCTCCCCCAGACAAGCTCAAATTGATACATTGGCGAGACAGAggatttctctctttatttttcttttcctttttcttataATTCTTTAGGCacacaggtttggggaggcttagcctctccaagccttaatgaaaatctgcctatgtggatttggtacatccctacttcAGTTTGACCCAAGTCTATCAGTCGATTACAGCAGGGCAGACAGAATAGAGACACTCACTGGACTGATGTCTTGACGTAACTGGTGTTCTGTTTAGGTTTTGGACACTCTGGTTGGACACAAATGAATCCCCCGTATAAATTCACACACAGACCCCCTCTTGGACAGGAATTCTGCTCTAAGCTGCATTCATCAATATCTGAGAGGTAAGAGAATAAGGTCAGTAAATGGTCTCAGTACAAAAATACAGTAACTTCTTGCTCATAAAGGGCATGATGCTCTTACCCTGGCAGGTGTTTTGGTGAGGGTTCAGCACATAGCCTTCTGGACAGACGCATAAGTAAGAACCAGCGGTGTTAATACATTCATGCACACAGATCTTTGCCTCTGCATTTTTTTGGAACATGCTGCATTCATCTACATCTGTAAGTGGTAGCAGGAAAATAAGGAATGGCCTCATCAGATACAAAATAATACTTTGGACAGAATTCAGTTATGTTTATATTTTGACGGATGTGTAAAAGGCTGTATATAAGTGGTATAACAACAGTGGTCagttaaaattgccatttttgacCCTTGGGTTGTCCCCCCATTCTAGTTATTTCCTCGCTTTGAGAAATAAATGATCTTTCTTAATTACCTTGGCAGAGAGCGCCAGGCTGGATCAGGTACCCAGGATCACAAGTACAGTGCCGAGTGCTTTGGAATGAAGAACACTTTGCTGGCTGTAAGGAGGACGCGTTGGTTACTGATACCTGCTCTCCTGGAGATAAAGGTAAATCTGTTTAACTGCATTTCATATACAGGCGTGGGGGGAGGGGCTTTGCAGATATAGTGTAATGGGGCCCCACACTGAAACACTGATGCTGCAAATCTGAAATacttcatttttttgtaaaacattatcactgtattttaatatgaataaaataaacgGTACGGGCTCCTGAAGCCCATGAGCTCAGGCTATACGGATGCacctatttgtaaatataattaaagttccctttatttaccattatataataacattttggcATGCATAGCTGCATTAATAGAAAGAGCCATCATGCTGATTATGTAAACAAATATCCTCTCTAGAGAGTTAAATGACTTTGTGTATCATATGTAGATGGCATATTCCTTTTTTACATCAGTGCTAGTTTGATGTAGGTGAGCGAAGAATACAATACAACAGACTCTGTTCCAGAGGACTCCCACAACCGGGGGGGGCTGCTGTATTGTAGTTATGCCATTGGTCGTTAATTTACCTAATTAATAAAGGTCACCATTCTGTTTTATGGGGTGTTAGAGTTCTGTGGCAGAGCAGAGGTCTAACACTGAtccatattttttgttttctgcaacTTTGTTTTGGTACTTGAGATGATATCTGGTTCCTAATGTAAAGTACCCGACAATAGGGCTATTAAACTAGTTAAACGAGGTGGATAAAAAATCTAGGTTCACAATCTGAATTTGCTGCATGAATCTCTGACCCTAGCGATCAAATACCATTTTGCATTCCACATggcaaagtaaaaatgaaaaacaaagatcAGTTGCATGTTTTTCcttatattatgtgtgtgtgtataatatacatattggATTATGCGTTAGTCCTGACATTTTTCCTTGTCCAGTAACCGATAGCAATCAATCAGTATATAGCTTTTTTTGGGGGGCTAGTGTGGTTAtaatattaaaagcaaatatttcagcGGTTGCTGTGGATTACTGAAATAGTATAAATATTCCTTTTATTACTTGAAACCCCCAAAAAGTGCATTTACATTACTGTACAgtaatgtacattttatatataactaGATTGATTCCCAATAACAATATTTATATCCAGGGCCAACTGTGGCCACCTCAGTGGAATAAAGTGACATAAATAGATGCTATTTCTGAAGCTGTGATTGGACACAAGTCCACCTGTATAAAGTTGTAATCCACAAGTTGATGAATGTGAATTCTGTCTACCAACTTACATATCGAAGTGAAATGTGGCCAAGTGCTTAGTGTGAAACTGCAGAACTGCATTAAACCACCATGATATGAAAATAACGTTAATCAGCAACTTAACCTCTCACCTGTACAGAGAGCAGCCTCCCCACTCCATGTCTGGTTCTTGCTGCAGGTTCTGGTTTCAGATCCAACCAGGTGATATCCTGGATCACACAAGAAGTGAATCTCATGCCCTACCTTTAGCTTCCCACCCAGTATTCGTCCATGACGAGGGGCTTTTAAACGAGGGCAGTTGTCTGTAAAAAAGAATCCATCCCAAAAGCATAACTGTCAGTTAATGTTACACAGCTCATTAATGGATTCAGCATTTTAGGGATGGTGGGACAAGGCTCCTCTAGGATTATGGGTGATGAAGCCACATTGTGTTTTTTCTAATTGGTTTAGAATAAATTATCTGCTTCATTGTATTCATTGTTTTCTATTTCTGAAAGGGGATCTGCAAGACCTAACTCAAAAATGATGGGGACCCAAATCTTTTTTCCTACAGGTTAAAAATCCTATTTAGTAGTAATGCTATGAAAGAAACAACAAGAGCTCCTACCTTTGATCTCCCCTTTCAGGAGTTGATCTCTCAGTTGTGTAAGTCTCTGATTGAGAGCTTTTAGCCCCCGCAGGTACGATGCCTCATGCTCCGTAAGCAACTTCTGGACTTGCCGCAGAA encodes the following:
- the LOC108714147 gene encoding fibulin-7; protein product: MKSILLLNISLHLLWFCNGQACSEQQEAVKVLRQVQKLLTEHEASYLRGLKALNQRLTQLRDQLLKGEIKDNCPRLKAPRHGRILGGKLKVGHEIHFLCDPGYHLVGSETRTCSKNQTWSGEAALCTGEQVSVTNASSLQPAKCSSFQSTRHCTCDPGYLIQPGALCQDVDECSMFQKNAEAKICVHECINTAGSYLCVCPEGYVLNPHQNTCQDIDECSLEQNSCPRGGLCVNLYGGFICVQPECPKPKQNTSYVKTSVQQCEKSPCLMGSKSCLEAPHSISFHYIALQSQLPAPRVLFTMSAPRSLGDSQRFSITRGKGRGLEVRQAGRHRWELVLSKQLSGPAEIHVDVEMAETSSQGLPGKHIFSVTIYVSKYPF